A genomic segment from Lutibacter sp. A80 encodes:
- a CDS encoding UDP-N-acetylmuramoyl-L-alanyl-D-glutamate--2,6-diaminopimelate ligase, which yields MKVFKDILYKVSINAVHGNTEVLINAIQFDSRKIQPNDLFVAQKGLVFDGHKFIGKAIELGAKVIVCEEFPEVLEDTITYVKVSNSNEALAIMASNFYGNPSSKLKLIGVTGTNGKTTIATLLYKLFQKAGFKTGLLSTVTIFVDHQQFNATHTTPDSLAINSCLNKMVEAGVDYCFMEVSSHGIHQKRTAGLHFTGGVYTNLTHDHLDYHNSFKEYRDVKKSFFDNLPKTAFSLVNVDDKNGLIMLQNTVSKKYTYALKTMADYKAKILENQFSGLFLNINNNEVCAKLIGSFNAYNLLAVYGVSQLLELEATEALTLISELENVTGRFQHFRSKEGVTAIIDYAHTPDALKNVLETINDIRTGNEQVITVVGCGGNRDKAKRPVMGRIASQLSSQVIFTSDNPRNEDPETIIKEIEEGVDPQNYRKTLSIVDREQAIKTATKLAKKDDIILIAGKGHETYQEVKGVRTHFDDYEKISQLLKAIEK from the coding sequence TTGAAAGTATTTAAAGACATATTGTACAAAGTAAGTATTAATGCAGTTCATGGAAACACTGAAGTGTTAATTAATGCTATACAATTTGATTCGCGAAAAATTCAACCAAATGATTTATTTGTGGCTCAAAAGGGATTGGTATTCGACGGACATAAATTTATAGGTAAAGCCATTGAATTAGGTGCTAAAGTAATTGTTTGTGAAGAATTTCCTGAAGTTTTAGAAGATACAATTACGTATGTTAAGGTTAGTAATTCTAATGAGGCGCTAGCTATAATGGCATCTAACTTTTATGGAAATCCTTCGTCAAAATTAAAATTAATAGGTGTTACTGGTACAAATGGTAAAACAACTATTGCTACCTTATTGTATAAGTTGTTTCAAAAGGCAGGTTTTAAAACCGGATTGTTATCTACGGTAACAATTTTTGTAGACCATCAGCAATTTAATGCAACACATACAACGCCAGATTCTTTAGCAATTAATAGCTGTTTAAATAAAATGGTTGAAGCAGGTGTAGATTATTGTTTTATGGAGGTGAGTTCGCACGGAATTCATCAAAAAAGAACGGCTGGTTTGCATTTTACAGGTGGTGTTTATACCAACTTAACACACGATCATTTAGACTATCACAACTCGTTTAAAGAATATAGAGATGTAAAAAAATCATTTTTCGACAACTTGCCAAAAACCGCTTTTTCTTTGGTGAATGTAGATGATAAAAATGGTTTGATAATGCTTCAAAATACAGTATCAAAAAAATATACCTATGCTTTAAAAACAATGGCGGATTATAAAGCTAAGATTCTAGAAAATCAGTTTTCTGGATTGTTTTTAAACATAAATAATAATGAGGTTTGTGCAAAATTAATAGGAAGTTTTAATGCGTATAATCTGTTGGCGGTTTATGGTGTTTCACAATTGTTAGAGCTAGAGGCTACTGAAGCCTTAACCTTAATTAGTGAATTGGAAAATGTAACAGGACGATTTCAACACTTTAGATCTAAAGAAGGAGTCACTGCTATAATTGATTATGCACATACACCAGATGCTTTAAAAAATGTGTTGGAAACTATTAATGATATAAGAACCGGAAACGAGCAGGTTATTACTGTTGTAGGTTGTGGTGGAAATAGAGATAAGGCAAAACGTCCGGTAATGGGGCGCATTGCTTCGCAACTTAGTAGCCAGGTAATATTCACTTCTGATAACCCAAGAAATGAAGATCCTGAAACAATTATAAAAGAGATAGAAGAGGGTGTTGATCCTCAAAATTATAGAAAAACACTATCAATTGTAGATAGAGAGCAAGCTATAAAGACAGCAACTAAACTGGCAAAAAAAGATGATATTATTTTAATTGCTGGAAAAGGGCACGAAACATATCAAGAAGTTAAAGGGGTGCGTACTCATTTTGACGATTACGAAAAAATTTCACAATTATTAAAAGCTATAGAAAAATAA